One Rosa chinensis cultivar Old Blush chromosome 5, RchiOBHm-V2, whole genome shotgun sequence genomic region harbors:
- the LOC112165154 gene encoding lysine-specific demethylase JMJ25 isoform X3 encodes MDPLAGPVPEHMRCTRTDGRQWRCKRRVMENMKLCEIHYLQGRHRQYREKVPEELKIQRKTQTAPCEDREGGVEAGGIRAKKVEDLVTLLKRKRAAEEAAPVKIKKAKVKKKKKKKKRRGGEKKCELNLELIRMVLKREVEKRNTPQKKKKKMRVLVEEEGSEGEEGLDLTRDLPNGRMAISSSSSQSLGGNVGSNSGSDVRVGAELGPPVATTTRRCFRSKNIEPMPVGTVQVLPYGDENEGRLRKGKRKRCHWCQRSGSSASSSLIKCSSCKKHLFCLSCIKERYFDTQEEVKMACPVCRGTCPCKECSENQPKDAESKDYVGVKNKVEIILHFHYLVCMLLPVLKQINQDQKFELEAEAKMRGKKLSEVYIKQAEFSCSEQNSCNKCKAPIVDLHRSCQNCSYNLCLSCCRDHFQGTLRGGINTFLSKCSNINDTWVSGKGKVQKRPITTHKQNVRYLSSFASTNWNACNAVDGISCPPKEFGGCGDSFLDLRCFFPLSWIKELEVSAEEIVCSYEFPETSDMSLSCPLCLDTDQNVDGLQKLQEAALRENSNDNYLFYPTLSDVHGDNVEHFQKHWSKGHPVIVRDVLRSTSDLSWDPVFMFCTYLERSIARYENNKNPQEAIHCLDWCEVEMGIRQYFMGSLNGRTQKDMWSETLKLKGWLSSQLFKEQFPAHYAEIIQALPLQEYMNPSSGLLNVAARMPQEIPKPDLGPCVYISYGCSEQFVQADSVIKLCYDSYDVVNILAHTSDAPISDEQVSKIRKLLKRHNQNQRESSRNTSEQTRAKKVNGNSALHSQNKEQVRSHNVIGEEMHLRKRIARESCFSAATREECTRNLKESNMSLDGESDVDSEATLSCSGSINGDETSEDEESPDLLESSNGHEKPFVESCTAQWDVFRRQDVPKLVEYLRRHCNEFTRKYDVHKHVAHPILDQSFFLDSIHKIRLKEEFKIEPWTFEQHIGEAVIIPAGCPYQISSPKSCVHVVLDFMSPENVTECIQLTDEVRLLPEDHKAKVDKLEVKRMALYSISSAIKEIRELTCAIG; translated from the exons ATGGACCCTCTGGCCGGACCGGTGCCGGAGCATATGCGGTGCACGAGGACGGACGGCCGGCAATGGCGGTGCAAGAGGAGAGTGATGGAGAACATGAAGCTTTGCGAGATTCACTACCTGCAGGGACGGCACCGGCAGTACAGGGAGAAGGTGCCGGAGGAGCTGAAGATTCAGAGGAAGACGCAGACGGCGCCGTGCGAGGATCGCGAGGGCGGCGTGGAAGCCGGAGGAATTAGGGCAAAGAAAGTGGAGGATTTGGTGACGCTGCTGAAGAGGAAGAGGGCGGCGGAGGAGGCGGCGCCGGTGAAGATAAAGAAGGcgaaggtgaagaagaagaagaagaagaagaagaggagaggagggGAGAAGAAGTGTGAGTTGAATTTGGAGCTGATAAGGATGGTGCTGAAGAGAGAGGTAGAGAAGAGGAACACgccgcagaagaagaagaagaagatgagggttttggtggaggaggaggGGAGTGAGGGTGAGGAGGGCCTTGATCTGACCAGAGACTTGCCTAATGGAAGAATGGCCATTTCGTCTTCTTCGTCGCAGTCTTTGGGGGGCAATGTAGGTTCCAATTCGGGCTCTGATGTTAGGGTTGGGGCCGAATTAGGGCCCCCCGTGGCTACTACTACCCGGCGATGCTTTCGGTCCAAGAACATCGAGCCAATGCCTGTTGGCACAGTGCAG GTTTTGCCATATGGTGATGAGAATGAGGGGAGATTGAGGAAGGGTAAGAGGAAGAGGTGCCATTGGTGTCAGAGAAGTGGAAGTAGTGCTTCTTCCAGCTTGATTAAGTGTTCGAGTTGTAAGAAGCACTTGTTTTGCTTGAGCTGCATCAAAGAAAG GTATTTTGATACTCAAGAAGAAGTCAAAATGGCATGTCCAGTTTGTCGAGGAACTTGCCCCTGTAAGGAATGCTCTGAAAATCAACCGAAAGATGCTGAAAGTAAG GATTATGTGGgggttaaaaataaagttgaaatTATATTACACTTTCACTACCTCGTCTGTATGCTTCTCCCTGTGCTGAAACAAATCAACCAAGATCAGAAATTTGAGCTGGAAGCAGAGGCAAAAATGAGAG GGAAAAAGCTCTCCGAAGTTTATATCAAGCAGGCTGAATTTAGCTGCAGTGAGCAAAACAGCTG CAATAAATGCAAAGCTCCCATTGTGGATCTTCACAGAAGCTGCCAAAATTGTTCCTATAACCTTTGTTTGAGCTGTTGTCGAGATCATTTTCAGGGGACTTTACGGGGAGGTATAAATACATTTCTCTCAAAGTGCTCTAATATAAATGATACTTGGGTCTCTGGTAAGGGGAAAGTTCAGAAAAGGCCAATAACTACCCATAAGCAAAATGTCCGGTACCTGTCGTCATTTGCATCAACTAACTGGAATGCTTGTAATGCTGTTGACGGTATATCTTGTCCGCCCAAGGAGTTTGGTGGTTGTGGTGACAGCTTCCTTGATTTGAGATGTTTTTTCCCTTTAAGTTGGATCAAAGAGCTAGAAGTAAGTGCAGAAGAAATAGTTTGCAGCTATGAGTTTCCAGAAACTTCAGACATGTCATTGAGCTGCCCTCTATGTTTGGACACGGACCAGAATGTCGATGGACTTCAAAAGTTGCAAGAAGCTGCTTTGAGAGAAAATTCAAATGATAACTATCTATTCTACCCCACGCTTTCAGACGTACATGGTGATAATGTTGAACATTTTCAGAAGCACTGGAGTAAAGGTCATCCTGTTATAGTCCGAGATGTCCTTCGGAGTACATCAGATTTGAGTTGGGATCCAGTATTCATGTTCTGCACTTATCTTGAGAGGAGCATTGCTCGATATGAAAATAACAAGAATCCACAGGAAGCTATCCACTGCTTGGATTGGTGTGAG GTGGAAATGGGGATCAGGCAGTATTTTATGGGTTCATTGAACGGGCGAACACAAAAAGACATGTGGAGTGAGACCCTGAAATTGAAGGGTTGGCTTTCTTCACAATTATTTAAAGAACAGTTTCCAGCTCATTATGCTGAAATCATCCAAGCTCTACCACTTCAAGAGTACATGAATCCCTCGTCTGGTCTTTTAAATGTTGCTGCAAGGATGCCACAGGAAATCCCAAAACCTGATCTAGGTCCATGTGTTTATATTTCGTATGGGTGCAGTGAGCAGTTTGTACAGGCTGATTCAGTGATAAAGTTGTGTTATGACTCATATGATGTG GTTAACATTTTGGCACATACATCAGATGCCCCTATTTCTGATGAACAAGTTTCTAAGATAAGAAAGTTACTGAAAAGGCACAATCAAAATCAGAGGGAGTCTTCTAGGAATACTTCTGAACAAACTAGAGCAAAAAAAGTGAATGGAAATTCAGCATTGCATAGTCAAAACAAGGAACAAGTGAGGTCACATAATGTGATTGGAGAAGAGATGCATTTACGGAAAAGAATTGCAAGAGAATCTTGCTTCTCTGCTGCAACGCGTGAAGAATGCACTAGGAATCTCAAAGAGAGTAATATGTCACTTGATGGGGAATCTGATGTTGATTCTGAGGCCACGTTGAGTTGCTCTGGGTCTATCAATGGTGATGAAACATCTGAAGATGAGGAGTCACCGGATCTCCTTGAAAGCTCAAATGGCCATGAAAAACCCTTTGTAGAGTCATGCACTGCACAGTGGGATGTTTTCCGCAGGCAAGATGTTCCGAAACTTGTAGAATATCTCAGAAGGCACTGTAATGAATTTACTCGTAAATATGACGTTCATAAACAT GTTGCTCATCCAATTCTTGATCAGAGTTTCTTTCTAGACTCGATTCACAAAATAAGACTGAAGGAGGAATTTA AAATTGAACCTTGGACTTTTGAGCAACACATTGGAGAAGCTGTCATCATCCCTGCTGGATGCCCGTACCAGATTAGTAGTCCTAAG TCTTGTGTACATGTGGTGCTCGATTTTATGTCTCCCGAAAATGTTACCGAGTGCATCCAGTTGACAGATGAAGTTCGCCTGCTTCCAGAAGATCATAAAGCAAAAGTGGACAAGCTGGAG GTGAAGAGAATGGCACTCTATAGTATTAGTTCAGCAATCAAAGAAATACGTGAGCTTACTTGTGCAAT TGGTTAG
- the LOC112165154 gene encoding lysine-specific demethylase JMJ25 isoform X4, with product MDPLAGPVPEHMRCTRTDGRQWRCKRRVMENMKLCEIHYLQGRHRQYREKVPEELKIQRKTQTAPCEDREGGVEAGGIRAKKVEDLVTLLKRKRAAEEAAPVKIKKAKVKKKKKKKKRRGGEKKCELNLELIRMVLKREVEKRNTPQKKKKKMRVLVEEEGSEGEEGLDLTRDLPNGRMAISSSSSQSLGGNVGSNSGSDVRVGAELGPPVATTTRRCFRSKNIEPMPVGTVQVLPYGDENEGRLRKGKRKRCHWCQRSGSSASSSLIKCSSCKKHLFCLSCIKERYFDTQEEVKMACPVCRGTCPCKECSENQPKDAESKDYVGVKNKVEIILHFHYLVCMLLPVLKQINQDQKFELEAEAKMRGKKLSEVYIKQAEFSCSEQNSCNKCKAPIVDLHRSCQNCSYNLCLSCCRDHFQGTLRGGINTFLSKCSNINDTWVSGKGKVQKRPITTHKQNVRYLSSFASTNWNACNAVDGISCPPKEFGGCGDSFLDLRCFFPLSWIKELEVSAEEIVCSYEFPETSDMSLSCPLCLDTDQNVDGLQKLQEAALRENSNDNYLFYPTLSDVHGDNVEHFQKHWSKGHPVIVRDVLRSTSDLSWDPVFMFCTYLERSIARYENNKNPQEAIHCLDWCEVEMGIRQYFMGSLNGRTQKDMWSETLKLKGWLSSQLFKEQFPAHYAEIIQALPLQEYMNPSSGLLNVAARMPQEIPKPDLGPCVYISYGCSEQFVQADSVIKLCYDSYDVVNILAHTSDAPISDEQVSKIRKLLKRHNQNQRESSRNTSEQTRAKKVNGNSALHSQNKEQVRSHNVIGEEMHLRKRIARESCFSAATREECTRNLKESNMSLDGESDVDSEATLSCSGSINGDETSEDEESPDLLESSNGHEKPFVESCTAQWDVFRRQDVPKLVEYLRRHCNEFTRKYDVHKHVAHPILDQSFFLDSIHKIRLKEEFKIEPWTFEQHIGEAVIIPAGCPYQISSPKSCVHVVLDFMSPENVTECIQLTDEVRLLPEDHKAKVDKLEVKRMALYSISSAIKEIRELTCAM from the exons ATGGACCCTCTGGCCGGACCGGTGCCGGAGCATATGCGGTGCACGAGGACGGACGGCCGGCAATGGCGGTGCAAGAGGAGAGTGATGGAGAACATGAAGCTTTGCGAGATTCACTACCTGCAGGGACGGCACCGGCAGTACAGGGAGAAGGTGCCGGAGGAGCTGAAGATTCAGAGGAAGACGCAGACGGCGCCGTGCGAGGATCGCGAGGGCGGCGTGGAAGCCGGAGGAATTAGGGCAAAGAAAGTGGAGGATTTGGTGACGCTGCTGAAGAGGAAGAGGGCGGCGGAGGAGGCGGCGCCGGTGAAGATAAAGAAGGcgaaggtgaagaagaagaagaagaagaagaagaggagaggagggGAGAAGAAGTGTGAGTTGAATTTGGAGCTGATAAGGATGGTGCTGAAGAGAGAGGTAGAGAAGAGGAACACgccgcagaagaagaagaagaagatgagggttttggtggaggaggaggGGAGTGAGGGTGAGGAGGGCCTTGATCTGACCAGAGACTTGCCTAATGGAAGAATGGCCATTTCGTCTTCTTCGTCGCAGTCTTTGGGGGGCAATGTAGGTTCCAATTCGGGCTCTGATGTTAGGGTTGGGGCCGAATTAGGGCCCCCCGTGGCTACTACTACCCGGCGATGCTTTCGGTCCAAGAACATCGAGCCAATGCCTGTTGGCACAGTGCAG GTTTTGCCATATGGTGATGAGAATGAGGGGAGATTGAGGAAGGGTAAGAGGAAGAGGTGCCATTGGTGTCAGAGAAGTGGAAGTAGTGCTTCTTCCAGCTTGATTAAGTGTTCGAGTTGTAAGAAGCACTTGTTTTGCTTGAGCTGCATCAAAGAAAG GTATTTTGATACTCAAGAAGAAGTCAAAATGGCATGTCCAGTTTGTCGAGGAACTTGCCCCTGTAAGGAATGCTCTGAAAATCAACCGAAAGATGCTGAAAGTAAG GATTATGTGGgggttaaaaataaagttgaaatTATATTACACTTTCACTACCTCGTCTGTATGCTTCTCCCTGTGCTGAAACAAATCAACCAAGATCAGAAATTTGAGCTGGAAGCAGAGGCAAAAATGAGAG GGAAAAAGCTCTCCGAAGTTTATATCAAGCAGGCTGAATTTAGCTGCAGTGAGCAAAACAGCTG CAATAAATGCAAAGCTCCCATTGTGGATCTTCACAGAAGCTGCCAAAATTGTTCCTATAACCTTTGTTTGAGCTGTTGTCGAGATCATTTTCAGGGGACTTTACGGGGAGGTATAAATACATTTCTCTCAAAGTGCTCTAATATAAATGATACTTGGGTCTCTGGTAAGGGGAAAGTTCAGAAAAGGCCAATAACTACCCATAAGCAAAATGTCCGGTACCTGTCGTCATTTGCATCAACTAACTGGAATGCTTGTAATGCTGTTGACGGTATATCTTGTCCGCCCAAGGAGTTTGGTGGTTGTGGTGACAGCTTCCTTGATTTGAGATGTTTTTTCCCTTTAAGTTGGATCAAAGAGCTAGAAGTAAGTGCAGAAGAAATAGTTTGCAGCTATGAGTTTCCAGAAACTTCAGACATGTCATTGAGCTGCCCTCTATGTTTGGACACGGACCAGAATGTCGATGGACTTCAAAAGTTGCAAGAAGCTGCTTTGAGAGAAAATTCAAATGATAACTATCTATTCTACCCCACGCTTTCAGACGTACATGGTGATAATGTTGAACATTTTCAGAAGCACTGGAGTAAAGGTCATCCTGTTATAGTCCGAGATGTCCTTCGGAGTACATCAGATTTGAGTTGGGATCCAGTATTCATGTTCTGCACTTATCTTGAGAGGAGCATTGCTCGATATGAAAATAACAAGAATCCACAGGAAGCTATCCACTGCTTGGATTGGTGTGAG GTGGAAATGGGGATCAGGCAGTATTTTATGGGTTCATTGAACGGGCGAACACAAAAAGACATGTGGAGTGAGACCCTGAAATTGAAGGGTTGGCTTTCTTCACAATTATTTAAAGAACAGTTTCCAGCTCATTATGCTGAAATCATCCAAGCTCTACCACTTCAAGAGTACATGAATCCCTCGTCTGGTCTTTTAAATGTTGCTGCAAGGATGCCACAGGAAATCCCAAAACCTGATCTAGGTCCATGTGTTTATATTTCGTATGGGTGCAGTGAGCAGTTTGTACAGGCTGATTCAGTGATAAAGTTGTGTTATGACTCATATGATGTG GTTAACATTTTGGCACATACATCAGATGCCCCTATTTCTGATGAACAAGTTTCTAAGATAAGAAAGTTACTGAAAAGGCACAATCAAAATCAGAGGGAGTCTTCTAGGAATACTTCTGAACAAACTAGAGCAAAAAAAGTGAATGGAAATTCAGCATTGCATAGTCAAAACAAGGAACAAGTGAGGTCACATAATGTGATTGGAGAAGAGATGCATTTACGGAAAAGAATTGCAAGAGAATCTTGCTTCTCTGCTGCAACGCGTGAAGAATGCACTAGGAATCTCAAAGAGAGTAATATGTCACTTGATGGGGAATCTGATGTTGATTCTGAGGCCACGTTGAGTTGCTCTGGGTCTATCAATGGTGATGAAACATCTGAAGATGAGGAGTCACCGGATCTCCTTGAAAGCTCAAATGGCCATGAAAAACCCTTTGTAGAGTCATGCACTGCACAGTGGGATGTTTTCCGCAGGCAAGATGTTCCGAAACTTGTAGAATATCTCAGAAGGCACTGTAATGAATTTACTCGTAAATATGACGTTCATAAACAT GTTGCTCATCCAATTCTTGATCAGAGTTTCTTTCTAGACTCGATTCACAAAATAAGACTGAAGGAGGAATTTA AAATTGAACCTTGGACTTTTGAGCAACACATTGGAGAAGCTGTCATCATCCCTGCTGGATGCCCGTACCAGATTAGTAGTCCTAAG TCTTGTGTACATGTGGTGCTCGATTTTATGTCTCCCGAAAATGTTACCGAGTGCATCCAGTTGACAGATGAAGTTCGCCTGCTTCCAGAAGATCATAAAGCAAAAGTGGACAAGCTGGAG GTGAAGAGAATGGCACTCTATAGTATTAGTTCAGCAATCAAAGAAATACGTGAGCTTACTTGTGCAAT GTAG
- the LOC112165154 gene encoding lysine-specific demethylase JMJ25 isoform X1, with amino-acid sequence MDPLAGPVPEHMRCTRTDGRQWRCKRRVMENMKLCEIHYLQGRHRQYREKVPEELKIQRKTQTAPCEDREGGVEAGGIRAKKVEDLVTLLKRKRAAEEAAPVKIKKAKVKKKKKKKKRRGGEKKCELNLELIRMVLKREVEKRNTPQKKKKKMRVLVEEEGSEGEEGLDLTRDLPNGRMAISSSSSQSLGGNVGSNSGSDVRVGAELGPPVATTTRRCFRSKNIEPMPVGTVQVLPYGDENEGRLRKGKRKRCHWCQRSGSSASSSLIKCSSCKKHLFCLSCIKERYFDTQEEVKMACPVCRGTCPCKECSENQPKDAESKDYVGVKNKVEIILHFHYLVCMLLPVLKQINQDQKFELEAEAKMRGKKLSEVYIKQAEFSCSEQNSCNKCKAPIVDLHRSCQNCSYNLCLSCCRDHFQGTLRGGINTFLSKCSNINDTWVSGKGKVQKRPITTHKQNVRYLSSFASTNWNACNAVDGISCPPKEFGGCGDSFLDLRCFFPLSWIKELEVSAEEIVCSYEFPETSDMSLSCPLCLDTDQNVDGLQKLQEAALRENSNDNYLFYPTLSDVHGDNVEHFQKHWSKGHPVIVRDVLRSTSDLSWDPVFMFCTYLERSIARYENNKNPQEAIHCLDWCEVEMGIRQYFMGSLNGRTQKDMWSETLKLKGWLSSQLFKEQFPAHYAEIIQALPLQEYMNPSSGLLNVAARMPQEIPKPDLGPCVYISYGCSEQFVQADSVIKLCYDSYDVVNILAHTSDAPISDEQVSKIRKLLKRHNQNQRESSRNTSEQTRAKKVNGNSALHSQNKEQVRSHNVIGEEMHLRKRIARESCFSAATREECTRNLKESNMSLDGESDVDSEATLSCSGSINGDETSEDEESPDLLESSNGHEKPFVESCTAQWDVFRRQDVPKLVEYLRRHCNEFTRKYDVHKHVAHPILDQSFFLDSIHKIRLKEEFKIEPWTFEQHIGEAVIIPAGCPYQISSPKSCVHVVLDFMSPENVTECIQLTDEVRLLPEDHKAKVDKLEQVKRMALYSISSAIKEIRELTCAIG; translated from the exons ATGGACCCTCTGGCCGGACCGGTGCCGGAGCATATGCGGTGCACGAGGACGGACGGCCGGCAATGGCGGTGCAAGAGGAGAGTGATGGAGAACATGAAGCTTTGCGAGATTCACTACCTGCAGGGACGGCACCGGCAGTACAGGGAGAAGGTGCCGGAGGAGCTGAAGATTCAGAGGAAGACGCAGACGGCGCCGTGCGAGGATCGCGAGGGCGGCGTGGAAGCCGGAGGAATTAGGGCAAAGAAAGTGGAGGATTTGGTGACGCTGCTGAAGAGGAAGAGGGCGGCGGAGGAGGCGGCGCCGGTGAAGATAAAGAAGGcgaaggtgaagaagaagaagaagaagaagaagaggagaggagggGAGAAGAAGTGTGAGTTGAATTTGGAGCTGATAAGGATGGTGCTGAAGAGAGAGGTAGAGAAGAGGAACACgccgcagaagaagaagaagaagatgagggttttggtggaggaggaggGGAGTGAGGGTGAGGAGGGCCTTGATCTGACCAGAGACTTGCCTAATGGAAGAATGGCCATTTCGTCTTCTTCGTCGCAGTCTTTGGGGGGCAATGTAGGTTCCAATTCGGGCTCTGATGTTAGGGTTGGGGCCGAATTAGGGCCCCCCGTGGCTACTACTACCCGGCGATGCTTTCGGTCCAAGAACATCGAGCCAATGCCTGTTGGCACAGTGCAG GTTTTGCCATATGGTGATGAGAATGAGGGGAGATTGAGGAAGGGTAAGAGGAAGAGGTGCCATTGGTGTCAGAGAAGTGGAAGTAGTGCTTCTTCCAGCTTGATTAAGTGTTCGAGTTGTAAGAAGCACTTGTTTTGCTTGAGCTGCATCAAAGAAAG GTATTTTGATACTCAAGAAGAAGTCAAAATGGCATGTCCAGTTTGTCGAGGAACTTGCCCCTGTAAGGAATGCTCTGAAAATCAACCGAAAGATGCTGAAAGTAAG GATTATGTGGgggttaaaaataaagttgaaatTATATTACACTTTCACTACCTCGTCTGTATGCTTCTCCCTGTGCTGAAACAAATCAACCAAGATCAGAAATTTGAGCTGGAAGCAGAGGCAAAAATGAGAG GGAAAAAGCTCTCCGAAGTTTATATCAAGCAGGCTGAATTTAGCTGCAGTGAGCAAAACAGCTG CAATAAATGCAAAGCTCCCATTGTGGATCTTCACAGAAGCTGCCAAAATTGTTCCTATAACCTTTGTTTGAGCTGTTGTCGAGATCATTTTCAGGGGACTTTACGGGGAGGTATAAATACATTTCTCTCAAAGTGCTCTAATATAAATGATACTTGGGTCTCTGGTAAGGGGAAAGTTCAGAAAAGGCCAATAACTACCCATAAGCAAAATGTCCGGTACCTGTCGTCATTTGCATCAACTAACTGGAATGCTTGTAATGCTGTTGACGGTATATCTTGTCCGCCCAAGGAGTTTGGTGGTTGTGGTGACAGCTTCCTTGATTTGAGATGTTTTTTCCCTTTAAGTTGGATCAAAGAGCTAGAAGTAAGTGCAGAAGAAATAGTTTGCAGCTATGAGTTTCCAGAAACTTCAGACATGTCATTGAGCTGCCCTCTATGTTTGGACACGGACCAGAATGTCGATGGACTTCAAAAGTTGCAAGAAGCTGCTTTGAGAGAAAATTCAAATGATAACTATCTATTCTACCCCACGCTTTCAGACGTACATGGTGATAATGTTGAACATTTTCAGAAGCACTGGAGTAAAGGTCATCCTGTTATAGTCCGAGATGTCCTTCGGAGTACATCAGATTTGAGTTGGGATCCAGTATTCATGTTCTGCACTTATCTTGAGAGGAGCATTGCTCGATATGAAAATAACAAGAATCCACAGGAAGCTATCCACTGCTTGGATTGGTGTGAG GTGGAAATGGGGATCAGGCAGTATTTTATGGGTTCATTGAACGGGCGAACACAAAAAGACATGTGGAGTGAGACCCTGAAATTGAAGGGTTGGCTTTCTTCACAATTATTTAAAGAACAGTTTCCAGCTCATTATGCTGAAATCATCCAAGCTCTACCACTTCAAGAGTACATGAATCCCTCGTCTGGTCTTTTAAATGTTGCTGCAAGGATGCCACAGGAAATCCCAAAACCTGATCTAGGTCCATGTGTTTATATTTCGTATGGGTGCAGTGAGCAGTTTGTACAGGCTGATTCAGTGATAAAGTTGTGTTATGACTCATATGATGTG GTTAACATTTTGGCACATACATCAGATGCCCCTATTTCTGATGAACAAGTTTCTAAGATAAGAAAGTTACTGAAAAGGCACAATCAAAATCAGAGGGAGTCTTCTAGGAATACTTCTGAACAAACTAGAGCAAAAAAAGTGAATGGAAATTCAGCATTGCATAGTCAAAACAAGGAACAAGTGAGGTCACATAATGTGATTGGAGAAGAGATGCATTTACGGAAAAGAATTGCAAGAGAATCTTGCTTCTCTGCTGCAACGCGTGAAGAATGCACTAGGAATCTCAAAGAGAGTAATATGTCACTTGATGGGGAATCTGATGTTGATTCTGAGGCCACGTTGAGTTGCTCTGGGTCTATCAATGGTGATGAAACATCTGAAGATGAGGAGTCACCGGATCTCCTTGAAAGCTCAAATGGCCATGAAAAACCCTTTGTAGAGTCATGCACTGCACAGTGGGATGTTTTCCGCAGGCAAGATGTTCCGAAACTTGTAGAATATCTCAGAAGGCACTGTAATGAATTTACTCGTAAATATGACGTTCATAAACAT GTTGCTCATCCAATTCTTGATCAGAGTTTCTTTCTAGACTCGATTCACAAAATAAGACTGAAGGAGGAATTTA AAATTGAACCTTGGACTTTTGAGCAACACATTGGAGAAGCTGTCATCATCCCTGCTGGATGCCCGTACCAGATTAGTAGTCCTAAG TCTTGTGTACATGTGGTGCTCGATTTTATGTCTCCCGAAAATGTTACCGAGTGCATCCAGTTGACAGATGAAGTTCGCCTGCTTCCAGAAGATCATAAAGCAAAAGTGGACAAGCTGGAG CAGGTGAAGAGAATGGCACTCTATAGTATTAGTTCAGCAATCAAAGAAATACGTGAGCTTACTTGTGCAAT TGGTTAG